The following are encoded together in the Trichomycterus rosablanca isolate fTriRos1 chromosome 19, fTriRos1.hap1, whole genome shotgun sequence genome:
- the ccdc187 gene encoding coiled-coil domain-containing protein 187 isoform X1 produces the protein MLYLPKDNSSVHNSPHTPWPSRPLFTAQEECQDHARHNRVRSFSPSTSDYEEDHWTDVRPGFKDRRDTVKQRNRSDHELPLGSHSGQNHRTSANQNGMTRPVLNGWSNVVQLIKNDLSEQGYLRYSCDDKLFEPVYELETILSRRHQATEQPEKILTRHSSMRVGHSRAWQEECVGRRSDGRLVRRLNSSKSRSGDGQRHVRFQDDDQWNNVNSDRQRTSEGRHESIQAGRNVQIGRPGSLHEVSRTYSTGDFQQASRVRSFPLQKEQGPCRFRERGGWEGHSCRVQRESRESAHSCRDEWRREGRESRQYRGEHGRRHGRRQGYPEERSSSEDEEEERERVWRREERQDPRPSNCSLSVSGKGNSPKAGIVRDRTCLDLGELEQVLRDEELAHRLQELEEKIHRQNSSLATPSQTQYPAGDFRVAQVAQDEEIARFIQKEELEAQMRSGQLEHCGPVRGYREMSHVYDHNGVYDRQMQRERLDSEGFVSPGYESSPERQPSSHTTIAVQPQQHTRNVVEDLDPTFPRNDSGPAEQDTGGTLQMQSTSQTASNLEPAFVTPTKRHLPKSLRIKSKEKKESTKRKGSCKQQ, from the exons ATGTTGTATTTGCCAAAAGATAACAGCAGTGTCCACAACTCGCCACACACACCTTGGCCTAGTAGGCCCCTTTTTACTGCTCAGGAAGAGTGTCAGGACCATGCTAGGCATAATAGGGTGCGCTCTTTCTCCCCATCCACTTCTGACTATGAGGAGGACCACTGGACAGATGTAAGACCTGGTTTTAAAGACCGCAGAGACACAGTCAAGCAGAGAAACCGGTCAGACCATGAGCTACCCCTCGGGAGCCATTCAGGACAAAACCACAGGACCTCTGCCAACCAGAATGGCATGACCAGACCCGTTCTAAATGGATGGAGCAATGTTGTCCAACTGATAAAGAATGACCTAAGTGAGCAGGGCTACCTCAGGTACAGCTGTGATGATAAACTGTTTGAGCCTGTCTATGAACTTGAAACAATCTTAAGTAGGCGCCATCAGGCCACAGAGCAGCCTGAGAAAATACTGACCCGTCACAGCAGCATGAGAGTAGGACATAGTAGAGCATGGCAAGAAGAGTGTGTGGGCAGAAGATCGGACGGCAGGCTAGTAAGAAGGTTAAACAGCAGCAAGTCAAGATCAGGTGATGGACAAAGACATGTACGCTTTCAGGATGATGATCAATGGAATAATGTTAACAGTGACCGTCAAAGGACATCTGAAGGCAGACATGAAAGTATCCAAGCAGGGAGAAATGTCCAGATAGGCAGACCAGGATCCCTGCATGAGGTCAGCAGAACTTACAGCACAGGTGATTTTCAGCAAGCCAGCAGGGTGAGGAGCTTCCCCTTGCAGAAAGAGCAAGGACCCTGCAGGTTCAGGGAGCGTGGGGGTTGGGAAGGACACAGCTGCAGGGTTCAAAGAGAGTCCCGGGAGAGTGCACACTCCTGCAGAGATGAGTGGAGGCGGGAGGGAAGAGAAAGTAGACAGTACCGTGGAGAGCATGGCAGGAGGCACGGTCGACGGCAGGGTTATCCCGAGGAAAGGTCGAGCTCTGAAGATGAAGAAGAGGAGAGGGAGAGGGTATGGAGGAGGGAGGAGAGACAAGATCCAAGACCCTCCAATTGCAGCCTCAGTGTGTCCGGCAAAGGAAACTCACCTAAAGCAG GGATAGTAAGAGACAGAACTTGTCTAGACCTGGGTGAACTTGAGCAGGTCCTGCGGGATGAAGAACTCGCCCACAGACTCCAAGAATTAGAGGAGAAAATACACAGGCAG AATTCTTCACTAGCCACTCCTTCACAGACACAGTACCCAGCAGGTGACTTCAGAGTAGCACAAGTCGCTCAAGATGAG GAGATTGCTCGCTTCATACAGAAGGAGGAGTTAGAGGCTCAGATGCGGTCTGGACAGCTGGAGCACTGTGGGCCAGTGCGGGGGTACAGAGAAATGAGTCATGTTTATGACCACAACGGGGTCTATGACCGACAG ATGCAGAGGGAGAGACTTGACTCAGAGGGGTTTGTTTCtcctggttatgagagctctCCAGAGCGCCAACCTTCCAGTCACACCACTATAGCAGT GCAGCCGCAGCAGCACACCAGGAATGTTGTTGAAGATCTGGATCCAACCTTTCCAAGGAATGACAGTGGGCCAGCAGAGCAGGACACTGGCG GAACCTTACAAATGCAAAGCACTTCACAGACAGCATCAAACCTGGAACCTGCGTTTGTGACACCTACCAAACGGCACCTACCAAAGTCTTTAAGAATAAAGTccaaagagaaaaaagagagcACTAAACGGAAAGGAAGCTGTAAGCAGCAGTGA